One stretch of Rathayibacter festucae DSM 15932 DNA includes these proteins:
- a CDS encoding ABC transporter substrate-binding protein, giving the protein MRSSLHRRITLPVAVLAAAGIALAGCSSSSDPNDPNAGGGSAAGSVGTADGVVNIYGTINGDEATLLEQSWADWEKESGIDIKYTGDKEFEKQIGIKVQGGDTPDLAIFPQPGLLADTVASGKVQELPEGALTNVQNNWSEDWQKYGQVDGTQYGAPLMASVKGYIWYSPKKFAEWGVSVPTTWDEMEALGKTIAEKTGGPSWCAGFNSGEASGWPGTDWIEDAVLREAGPDVYDSWVAGDTPFTDPEIKAAFDKVGSILLDPTLVNAGYGDVSSINSTAFGDVAQNVANGTCALTHQASFFEGFLTSAGANVAEDGDVWAFLTPPISADADQAVTGGGEMVAAFSNDEDTAKVQEYLASADWANSRVKLGGVISANTGLDPENAGSDVLKDSIAILQDPNTTFRFDASDLMPKAVGSDSFFKGMVDWIDGSSTDQVLEEIQAGYTS; this is encoded by the coding sequence ATGCGGTCATCCCTGCACCGCCGTATCACCCTTCCCGTCGCCGTTCTCGCAGCGGCCGGGATCGCCCTCGCCGGCTGCTCGAGCAGCAGCGACCCCAACGACCCGAACGCGGGCGGCGGCAGCGCCGCCGGCTCCGTCGGCACGGCCGACGGCGTCGTCAACATCTACGGCACCATCAACGGCGACGAGGCCACCCTTCTCGAGCAGTCCTGGGCGGACTGGGAGAAGGAGTCGGGCATCGACATCAAATACACCGGCGACAAGGAGTTCGAGAAGCAGATCGGCATCAAGGTCCAGGGTGGCGACACCCCCGACCTCGCGATCTTCCCGCAACCGGGTCTGCTCGCCGACACCGTCGCCTCGGGCAAGGTCCAGGAGCTGCCCGAGGGCGCCCTGACCAACGTCCAGAACAACTGGTCCGAGGACTGGCAGAAGTACGGCCAGGTCGACGGCACCCAGTACGGCGCGCCGCTGATGGCCTCCGTCAAGGGCTACATCTGGTACTCGCCGAAGAAGTTCGCCGAGTGGGGCGTCTCCGTTCCCACCACCTGGGACGAGATGGAGGCGCTGGGCAAGACCATCGCCGAGAAGACCGGCGGACCGTCCTGGTGCGCGGGCTTCAACTCCGGTGAGGCGTCCGGCTGGCCGGGCACCGACTGGATCGAGGACGCCGTCCTCCGCGAGGCGGGCCCCGACGTGTACGACTCCTGGGTCGCGGGCGACACCCCGTTCACCGACCCCGAGATCAAGGCGGCCTTCGACAAGGTCGGCTCGATCCTCCTCGACCCGACGCTGGTGAACGCCGGCTACGGCGACGTCTCCTCGATCAACTCGACCGCCTTCGGCGACGTCGCGCAGAACGTCGCCAACGGCACCTGCGCGCTGACCCACCAGGCGTCGTTCTTCGAGGGCTTCCTGACCTCGGCCGGCGCCAACGTGGCCGAGGACGGCGACGTGTGGGCGTTCCTCACCCCGCCGATCAGCGCAGACGCCGACCAGGCCGTCACCGGTGGTGGCGAGATGGTCGCCGCGTTCTCGAACGACGAGGACACCGCGAAGGTCCAGGAGTACCTGGCCAGCGCGGACTGGGCCAACAGCCGCGTGAAGCTCGGCGGCGTCATCTCGGCGAACACGGGTCTCGACCCGGAGAACGCCGGCAGCGACGTGCTGAAGGACTCCATCGCGATCCTCCAGGACCCGAACACCACGTTCCGCTTCGACGCCTCGGACCTCATGCCCAAGGCCGTCGGCTCCGACAGCTTCTTCAAGGGCATGGTCGACTGGATCGACGGCTCGAGCACCGATCAGGTCCTCGAGGAGATCCAGGCCGGCTACACCTCCTAG
- a CDS encoding LacI family DNA-binding transcriptional regulator, whose product MPGIEEVAELAGVSKATVSRALSGRGYVSAGTKQRVEHAASSLGYVVSANASSLVTGRSNNVAVIIPVINQWFFGGIIEGIERALLAAGYDLLLYNIDKHHDARRSVFEYYLVRKRVDAIVAVTLEISPDETEALLALGKPIVGIGGSLPGIPTFSIDDVAAARLATEHLLSLGHERIVHIGGLAEEEMDFHVHTKRHEGFSQALAAAGLERGAGHFVPTRFDIPGGHRAGRQVLGDPRTRPTAIFAASDEIGIGIILAARELGLSVPEDVSIIGIDDHPLAELFGLSSIRQDPRQQGELAVALVLEALAAIARGEAPPPARHTTIPASLVIRTSTSAPRGARIGA is encoded by the coding sequence GTGCCAGGCATCGAAGAGGTCGCCGAGCTCGCGGGAGTGTCGAAGGCGACCGTCTCGCGCGCCCTGAGCGGCCGCGGCTACGTCTCCGCCGGGACGAAGCAGCGGGTCGAGCACGCCGCGTCGAGCCTCGGCTACGTCGTCTCGGCCAACGCCTCGAGCCTCGTCACCGGCCGCAGCAACAACGTCGCCGTGATCATCCCGGTGATCAACCAGTGGTTCTTCGGCGGGATCATCGAGGGCATCGAGCGCGCCCTGCTCGCCGCCGGCTACGACCTGCTCCTCTACAACATCGACAAGCACCACGACGCGCGCCGCAGCGTCTTCGAGTACTACCTCGTCCGCAAGCGCGTCGACGCGATCGTCGCCGTGACCCTCGAGATCTCGCCCGACGAGACGGAGGCGCTGCTCGCCCTGGGCAAGCCGATCGTCGGGATCGGCGGCTCACTCCCAGGCATCCCGACCTTCAGCATCGACGACGTCGCCGCGGCCCGGCTCGCCACCGAGCACCTGCTCTCCCTCGGCCACGAGCGCATCGTGCACATCGGCGGGCTGGCGGAGGAGGAGATGGACTTCCACGTGCACACCAAGCGCCACGAGGGCTTCTCGCAGGCCCTCGCCGCGGCGGGACTCGAGCGCGGAGCCGGCCACTTCGTGCCCACCCGGTTCGACATCCCCGGCGGGCACCGGGCCGGACGTCAGGTGCTGGGCGATCCGCGGACCCGGCCGACCGCGATCTTCGCCGCCTCCGACGAGATCGGGATCGGGATCATCCTCGCCGCCCGCGAGCTCGGGCTCTCGGTGCCGGAGGACGTCTCGATCATCGGGATCGACGACCACCCGCTGGCCGAGCTGTTCGGCCTGAGCTCGATCCGGCAGGACCCGCGGCAGCAGGGCGAGCTCGCCGTCGCCCTCGTGCTGGAGGCGCTGGCCGCGATCGCCCGGGGCGAGGCGCCGCCGCCCGCCCGGCACACGACCATCCCCGCCTCGCTCGTCATCCGCACCAGCACCTCGGCGCCGCGGGGCGCGAGAATCGGAGCATGA
- a CDS encoding GNAT family N-acetyltransferase, whose protein sequence is MSDSESPSPVVRDAPERSRFEISVGGETAGFAAYVRQGDEVVLTHTVVDDAWEGHGLGSVLARAAVLAVTEAGGTVVPRCPFIAAWLRKHPDSGARVRWPED, encoded by the coding sequence ATGAGCGACTCCGAGTCCCCCTCCCCCGTCGTCCGCGATGCGCCCGAGCGCTCCCGCTTCGAGATCTCCGTCGGCGGCGAGACGGCCGGCTTCGCGGCCTACGTCCGCCAGGGCGACGAGGTCGTGCTGACCCACACCGTCGTCGACGACGCCTGGGAGGGGCACGGCCTCGGCAGCGTGCTCGCCCGCGCCGCGGTCCTCGCGGTGACGGAGGCGGGCGGCACGGTCGTCCCCCGCTGCCCCTTCATCGCGGCCTGGCTCCGCAAGCACCCGGACTCGGGCGCCCGCGTCCGCTGGCCCGAGGACTGA
- a CDS encoding VOC family protein, giving the protein MQMRLELVPVPVSDVDRALAFYVDVVGFHVDHDVRPSPSMRVVQLTPPGSACSIVIGTGMGPGPEDGVVRGLHLVVDDIAAVRAELVERGLELSDVQDMGGVKYAHFADPDGNTWSLQEIGQRTLPA; this is encoded by the coding sequence GTGCAGATGCGACTCGAACTCGTCCCCGTGCCCGTCTCCGACGTCGATCGGGCGCTGGCGTTCTACGTGGACGTCGTCGGCTTCCACGTCGACCACGACGTCCGGCCCTCGCCGTCGATGCGGGTCGTCCAGCTGACGCCGCCAGGCTCCGCGTGCTCGATCGTGATCGGCACCGGGATGGGGCCCGGACCGGAGGACGGCGTCGTCCGCGGGCTGCACCTCGTCGTCGACGACATTGCCGCCGTGCGCGCCGAGCTGGTCGAGCGCGGCCTCGAGCTGTCGGACGTGCAGGACATGGGCGGCGTGAAGTACGCCCACTTCGCCGACCCGGACGGCAACACCTGGTCCCTCCAGGAGATCGGCCAGCGCACCCTGCCGGCCTGA
- a CDS encoding HEPN domain-containing protein, producing the protein MSGVLQWEKGRDTVDALLTARRMEEVPANREHAERLIEQARRHVLSAERVREDDLELAFSAAYDAARKALTAVFAIQGLRPTSQGGHVAVSEAARAQFDPPMGRVVTRFEWMRRTRNAAEYPQVGAPEIDVDEVSDAIASATQMLDFAVTVLDVLPPYRK; encoded by the coding sequence ATGAGTGGAGTCCTGCAGTGGGAGAAGGGGCGGGACACCGTCGATGCGCTGCTGACTGCCCGGCGGATGGAGGAGGTGCCTGCGAATCGCGAGCACGCGGAGAGGCTGATCGAGCAGGCACGGAGACATGTCCTCTCCGCGGAGAGGGTCCGCGAGGACGATCTCGAACTGGCTTTCAGCGCCGCGTACGACGCCGCCCGGAAGGCGCTCACGGCGGTCTTCGCGATCCAGGGGCTGCGACCCACCTCGCAGGGCGGTCACGTCGCGGTGTCCGAAGCGGCCCGGGCGCAGTTCGACCCGCCGATGGGGCGCGTCGTCACGCGCTTCGAGTGGATGCGGCGCACCCGGAACGCCGCCGAGTACCCGCAGGTCGGGGCCCCCGAGATCGACGTCGACGAGGTGAGCGACGCCATCGCCTCCGCGACCCAGATGCTCGACTTCGCCGTGACCGTGCTGGACGTCCTGCCGCCCTACCGGAAGTGA
- a CDS encoding winged helix-turn-helix domain-containing protein: MRIAGDIVRNVKSTVPTIAPLLRSDLQGNLLAALMLRPGESSLSALAERIEASPSSVQREIERLVASGFVLERRSGRNRYVRANEAHPLAAPVRIIVEYAYGPRVVLSRVLSGIPLIEEAYIHGSWAARMAGEEGADPADVDVLVIGGPDRADLLDAATAAQSELGREVDIRSVSRRRWDEASDPFLQTLKTRPLVRLDVGNGVAE; the protein is encoded by the coding sequence GTGCGCATTGCAGGTGATATCGTCCGGAATGTGAAATCGACCGTTCCGACCATCGCGCCCCTGCTGCGCTCCGACCTGCAGGGCAATCTGCTCGCGGCGCTGATGCTGCGGCCGGGCGAGAGCTCGCTGAGTGCGCTCGCGGAGCGCATCGAGGCGTCGCCCTCCTCGGTGCAGAGGGAGATCGAGCGGCTCGTCGCCTCCGGCTTCGTGCTGGAGCGTCGTTCGGGCCGCAACCGCTATGTGCGCGCGAACGAGGCGCATCCGCTGGCGGCGCCGGTGCGGATCATCGTGGAGTACGCCTACGGACCCCGAGTCGTCCTCTCCCGGGTCCTGAGCGGGATCCCCCTCATCGAGGAGGCCTACATCCACGGGTCGTGGGCCGCCCGCATGGCGGGTGAGGAGGGGGCCGATCCCGCCGACGTGGATGTGCTCGTCATCGGCGGACCGGATCGGGCGGATCTGCTCGACGCGGCGACGGCGGCGCAGTCCGAGCTCGGGCGCGAGGTCGACATCAGATCGGTGAGTCGTCGTCGATGGGACGAGGCGTCTGATCCCTTCCTCCAGACGCTGAAGACACGTCCGCTGGTCCGGCTGGATGTGGGGAACGGAGTGGCCGAATGA
- a CDS encoding MarR family winged helix-turn-helix transcriptional regulator yields the protein MTAIDPLAGLPARDVPPSEVSLSELLSDFVSVTHRITRLAAQATDNQESQAVWRTLSVLLSMGPMRLGELATQSRVSQPTMTKIVKNLVEAGWLDRIADPADARAWQIRLAPDGAAALSAWRTQLGDALTPIFADLRPEDRRVLERAVEIMHERLVVAPRD from the coding sequence GTGACTGCTATCGATCCGCTCGCAGGCCTGCCGGCCCGCGACGTGCCGCCCAGCGAGGTCTCGCTGAGCGAGCTGCTGAGCGACTTCGTCTCGGTGACGCACCGGATCACCCGCCTCGCGGCGCAGGCCACCGACAACCAGGAGTCGCAGGCGGTCTGGCGCACCCTGTCGGTGCTGCTGTCGATGGGGCCGATGCGCCTGGGCGAGCTGGCGACCCAGAGCCGCGTCTCGCAGCCCACGATGACCAAGATCGTGAAGAACCTCGTCGAGGCCGGCTGGCTCGACCGCATCGCCGACCCGGCCGACGCGCGGGCCTGGCAGATCCGCCTCGCCCCCGACGGCGCCGCCGCGCTCAGTGCGTGGCGCACCCAGCTGGGCGACGCCCTCACGCCGATCTTCGCCGACCTCCGCCCGGAGGACCGCCGCGTCCTCGAGCGCGCCGTCGAGATCATGCACGAGCGCCTCGTCGTCGCCCCCCGCGACTGA